One Xiphophorus hellerii strain 12219 chromosome 1, Xiphophorus_hellerii-4.1, whole genome shotgun sequence DNA segment encodes these proteins:
- the c1galt1la gene encoding glycoprotein-N-acetylgalactosamine 3-beta-galactosyltransferase 1-A isoform X1 has translation MTDPTAKACYKLGLCRTGETFTMKGPSSKWAFSLGLVVGTCSMYFFLHQLWFERSYPVLSEAQETATVSGERPTIWRREGGALINLLHPHQADEDSKVADMLFQRVRILCWVMTRPYNLQSRASHVRATWSRHCNIVVFMSSVEDTSFPTVGLGTKEGRDQLYWKTIRAFQYVYEHHVNEADWFLKADDDTFVVVDNLRWLLSNHTPEEPIYFGKRFKPYTKQGYMSGGAGYVLSKEALRRFVEGFQTKACTHTTPVEDLALGQCLEKMGVLAGDSRDTLHRETFHPFVPEHHLTTKFSKSFWYWSYCFYPIVEGPQCCSDLAVSFHYVEAELMYTLEYYTYHLRAYGYVPRYLPSAHRRPRLHPQTKMAAAVSVTVSQEEMDTTNRTAPVLLVNRNRTIEQTLAERGRKEDADFNLPINKTVSAQGSHH, from the exons ATGACTGATCCCACAGCGAAG GCATGCTATAAGTTGGGACTTTGCAGAACAGGAGAGACTTTCACCATGAAGGGCCCCAGCTCCAAATGGGCCTTCTCACTTGGCTTAGTGGTGGGAACCTGCAGCATGTACTTCTTCCTGCATCAGCTGTGGTTCGAGCGGAGCTACCCTGTGCTCTCTGAGGCTCAGGAGACAGCCACAGTATCAGGGGAGCGGCCAACCATTTGGAGGAGAGAAGGAGGCGCACTCATCAACCTGCTCCACCCTCACCAAGCAG ATGAAGACAGCAAGGTGGCAGACATGCTGTTCCAGAGGGTTCGCATTCTCTGCTGGGTAATGACAAGGCCATATAACCTCCAGAGCAGGGCCAGCCATGTCCGAGCCACCTGGAGTCGGCACTGCAACATTGTGGTGTTCATGAGCTCCGTGGAAGACACCTCCTTTCCCACTGTGGGGCTGGGCACCAAAGAGGGCCGCGACCAGCTCTACTGGAAAACCATCCGAGCCTTCCAGTATGTCTACGAGCATCACGTGAATGAAGCAGACTGGTTCCTTAAAGCTGATGATGACACCTTTGTGGTGGTCGATAACCTGCGTTGGCTTCTGTCCAACCACACTCCTGAAGAGCCCATCTATTTTGGTAAACGCTTTAAGCCGTACACCAAACAAGGCTATATGAGTGGAGGTGCGGGGTACGTGCTCAGCAAGGAGGCCCTTAGAAGGTTTGTCGAAGGTTTCCAGACCAAGGCTTGCACACACACCACCCCTGTTGAAGACCTGGCCTTGGGGCAGTGTTTGGAGAAGATGGGTGTTCTGGCAGGGGACTCTAGAGACACGTTGCATCGGGAAACCTTTCACCCGTTTGTGCCGGAGCACCATCTCACCACAAAGTTCTCCAAGAGCTTCTGGTATTGGAGTTATTGTTTCTACCCGATTGTTGAG ggTCCACAGTGCTGCTCGGACCTGGCCGTGTCATTCCATTATGTGGAAGCAGAGCTGATGTATACTCTGGAGTATTACACCTACCACCTGAGAGCTTATGGCTACGTACCACGCTACCTGCCCTCCGCGCACCGCAGGCCGAGACTGCACCCGCAGACAAAGATGGCCGCTGCTGTGAGCGTTACAGTGTCTCAGGAGGAGATGGACACAACCAATCGCACAGCCCCTGTTCTGCTTGTCAACAGAAACCGAACCATAGAACAGACACTAGCAGAGAGGGGCAGGAAAGAAGATGCTGATTTTAATTTACCCATAAATAAGACTGTAAGCGCACAAGGCAGCCATCACTGA
- the c1galt1la gene encoding glycoprotein-N-acetylgalactosamine 3-beta-galactosyltransferase 1-A isoform X2, whose protein sequence is MKGPSSKWAFSLGLVVGTCSMYFFLHQLWFERSYPVLSEAQETATVSGERPTIWRREGGALINLLHPHQADEDSKVADMLFQRVRILCWVMTRPYNLQSRASHVRATWSRHCNIVVFMSSVEDTSFPTVGLGTKEGRDQLYWKTIRAFQYVYEHHVNEADWFLKADDDTFVVVDNLRWLLSNHTPEEPIYFGKRFKPYTKQGYMSGGAGYVLSKEALRRFVEGFQTKACTHTTPVEDLALGQCLEKMGVLAGDSRDTLHRETFHPFVPEHHLTTKFSKSFWYWSYCFYPIVEGPQCCSDLAVSFHYVEAELMYTLEYYTYHLRAYGYVPRYLPSAHRRPRLHPQTKMAAAVSVTVSQEEMDTTNRTAPVLLVNRNRTIEQTLAERGRKEDADFNLPINKTVSAQGSHH, encoded by the exons ATGAAGGGCCCCAGCTCCAAATGGGCCTTCTCACTTGGCTTAGTGGTGGGAACCTGCAGCATGTACTTCTTCCTGCATCAGCTGTGGTTCGAGCGGAGCTACCCTGTGCTCTCTGAGGCTCAGGAGACAGCCACAGTATCAGGGGAGCGGCCAACCATTTGGAGGAGAGAAGGAGGCGCACTCATCAACCTGCTCCACCCTCACCAAGCAG ATGAAGACAGCAAGGTGGCAGACATGCTGTTCCAGAGGGTTCGCATTCTCTGCTGGGTAATGACAAGGCCATATAACCTCCAGAGCAGGGCCAGCCATGTCCGAGCCACCTGGAGTCGGCACTGCAACATTGTGGTGTTCATGAGCTCCGTGGAAGACACCTCCTTTCCCACTGTGGGGCTGGGCACCAAAGAGGGCCGCGACCAGCTCTACTGGAAAACCATCCGAGCCTTCCAGTATGTCTACGAGCATCACGTGAATGAAGCAGACTGGTTCCTTAAAGCTGATGATGACACCTTTGTGGTGGTCGATAACCTGCGTTGGCTTCTGTCCAACCACACTCCTGAAGAGCCCATCTATTTTGGTAAACGCTTTAAGCCGTACACCAAACAAGGCTATATGAGTGGAGGTGCGGGGTACGTGCTCAGCAAGGAGGCCCTTAGAAGGTTTGTCGAAGGTTTCCAGACCAAGGCTTGCACACACACCACCCCTGTTGAAGACCTGGCCTTGGGGCAGTGTTTGGAGAAGATGGGTGTTCTGGCAGGGGACTCTAGAGACACGTTGCATCGGGAAACCTTTCACCCGTTTGTGCCGGAGCACCATCTCACCACAAAGTTCTCCAAGAGCTTCTGGTATTGGAGTTATTGTTTCTACCCGATTGTTGAG ggTCCACAGTGCTGCTCGGACCTGGCCGTGTCATTCCATTATGTGGAAGCAGAGCTGATGTATACTCTGGAGTATTACACCTACCACCTGAGAGCTTATGGCTACGTACCACGCTACCTGCCCTCCGCGCACCGCAGGCCGAGACTGCACCCGCAGACAAAGATGGCCGCTGCTGTGAGCGTTACAGTGTCTCAGGAGGAGATGGACACAACCAATCGCACAGCCCCTGTTCTGCTTGTCAACAGAAACCGAACCATAGAACAGACACTAGCAGAGAGGGGCAGGAAAGAAGATGCTGATTTTAATTTACCCATAAATAAGACTGTAAGCGCACAAGGCAGCCATCACTGA